In Nitrobacteraceae bacterium AZCC 1564, the following proteins share a genomic window:
- a CDS encoding hypothetical protein (product_source=Hypo-rule applied; transmembrane_helix_parts=Outside_1_105,TMhelix_106_128,Inside_129_159), with protein MGLFQIEGTVTSKGASQHDLSGCVYSFIELTEASGRRVRVERVGVSSDVDVHLELGMTGTFYFDQLMGFLAPSVKHLWGVKSSSGEACFDPANIRFAVGVRHMGQGIVLSFFIIGLPLLAFSLLEILGSARSRLAREQLFYGATGNERHSVRAQEAVRI; from the coding sequence ATGGGTCTTTTTCAGATTGAGGGCACGGTCACGTCCAAGGGGGCGAGCCAGCACGATCTTAGCGGTTGTGTGTACTCATTTATTGAGTTGACCGAAGCTAGTGGGCGGCGGGTCAGAGTGGAGAGAGTTGGCGTCTCGTCAGATGTGGATGTTCATCTTGAGCTCGGTATGACAGGAACGTTCTATTTTGACCAACTAATGGGATTCTTGGCGCCAAGCGTGAAGCACCTGTGGGGTGTCAAATCCAGTAGCGGAGAAGCCTGCTTCGACCCGGCCAACATTCGCTTCGCTGTCGGAGTGCGCCATATGGGTCAGGGCATCGTGCTTTCGTTTTTTATTATCGGCTTACCCCTGCTTGCGTTCTCGCTACTCGAAATTCTCGGATCAGCACGAAGCCGCCTTGCTCGGGAGCAGCTTTTCTATGGCGCGACGGGCAATGAGCGGCATAGTGTCCGGGCGCAGGAAGCTGTCCGGATATAA
- a CDS encoding hypothetical protein (product_source=Hypo-rule applied; superfamily=48613), with amino-acid sequence MIPPSRLGQPVAAKPTQMVAVHQWMKWIVVVGEHEVKHSPFSTKQFGLSERDTQLFVSALNGIAPHEKITPTTQWLSQQIYAATEEGYTDLKEFGADLSLDESNPELPLEYQDLLEKIQQLADWQSAALYFYALGFLEGESWRSSINSDR; translated from the coding sequence ATGATCCCGCCATCGCGGCTGGGTCAACCAGTCGCGGCCAAACCGACACAAATGGTCGCCGTGCATCAATGGATGAAGTGGATAGTGGTAGTAGGAGAGCATGAAGTGAAACATAGTCCCTTTAGTACAAAGCAGTTTGGTCTTAGTGAGCGCGATACGCAACTTTTCGTGTCTGCGCTAAACGGGATTGCACCACATGAGAAAATCACGCCCACAACTCAGTGGTTGAGCCAACAAATCTATGCCGCAACAGAGGAAGGCTATACCGACCTCAAGGAGTTCGGCGCGGATCTGAGTCTGGATGAAAGCAATCCAGAGCTTCCCCTAGAATACCAGGACCTTCTCGAAAAAATTCAGCAGCTGGCCGATTGGCAATCCGCAGCACTCTATTTCTACGCGCTTGGCTTTCTCGAAGGAGAAAGTTGGCGCTCTTCGATCAATTCAGATCGATAA
- a CDS encoding DNA polymerase III epsilon subunit-like protein (product_source=COG0847; cath_funfam=3.10.100.10; cog=COG0847; pfam=PF00929; superfamily=53098), which yields MHGITDAMVAGHRIDGNAVDLFASDAVVVIAHNAGFDRRFAERYWPTFVDKAWACSVNNIDWRQQGFEGSRLGYLLAGVGMFHQAHRAVDDCRALLEVLASSLPSDERTALSLLLENARKRTVRIWAEHSPFGLKDELKKRGYRWSSGDDGRPKAWYVDIDEDLEANEIRYLCEHIYRRDVDLFPRS from the coding sequence TTGCACGGCATCACCGACGCAATGGTCGCTGGTCACAGGATCGACGGTAACGCAGTCGACTTGTTTGCGTCTGACGCCGTGGTCGTCATCGCGCATAACGCGGGATTCGATCGACGGTTTGCCGAAAGGTATTGGCCCACTTTTGTCGACAAAGCGTGGGCTTGTTCGGTTAATAACATCGATTGGCGGCAGCAGGGTTTCGAAGGCTCTCGACTGGGTTATCTCTTGGCCGGTGTTGGAATGTTTCACCAAGCGCACCGCGCAGTAGATGATTGCCGAGCTCTTCTCGAGGTTTTGGCTTCAAGCTTGCCGTCCGACGAGAGAACGGCGCTATCGTTACTGCTCGAGAATGCGCGCAAGAGAACTGTCCGGATATGGGCAGAGCATTCTCCTTTCGGCCTTAAAGACGAGCTGAAAAAGCGCGGCTATCGCTGGAGTTCTGGCGACGATGGCCGTCCAAAGGCGTGGTACGTTGATATTGATGAAGATTTAGAAGCGAATGAGATCCGCTACTTGTGCGAACATATCTATAGGCGAGACGTAGATTTGTTCCCCAGATCATGA